From a single Paraburkholderia sp. D15 genomic region:
- a CDS encoding acetyl-CoA C-acyltransferase, with protein MAKQLQDAYIVAASRTPIGKAPRGMFKNTRPDELLVHAIKSAVAQVPGLDTKLIEDAIIGCAIPEAEQGLNVARMGALLAGLPNTVGGVTVNRFCASGLTALAMAADRIRVGESEAMIAGGCESMSMVPMMGNKPSMSPHIFDRGEDFGIAYGMGLTAEKVAERWKISREAQDQFSVESHRRAIAAQQAGEFNDEIAAYTITERFPDLATGEVKVKTREVSLDEGPRAETSLEGLAKLRAVFANKGSVTAGNSSQTSDGAGALIVVSEKVLKEFNLTPLARFVSFAVRGVPPEIMGIGPKEAIPAALKAAGLKLDDIDWIELNEAFAAQSLAVIQDLGLDPAKINPLGGAIALGHPLGATGAIRASTVVHGLRRRNYKYGMVTMCVGTGMGAAGIIERL; from the coding sequence ATGGCAAAGCAATTGCAAGACGCATACATCGTCGCCGCGAGCCGCACGCCGATCGGCAAGGCGCCGCGCGGGATGTTCAAGAACACGCGCCCCGACGAACTGCTGGTGCACGCGATCAAGTCGGCCGTGGCGCAAGTGCCCGGCCTCGACACCAAACTGATCGAAGATGCGATCATCGGCTGCGCGATTCCGGAAGCGGAACAAGGCCTGAACGTCGCCCGCATGGGCGCGCTGCTGGCCGGCCTGCCGAACACCGTCGGCGGCGTCACGGTCAACCGCTTCTGCGCCTCCGGCCTGACCGCGCTCGCGATGGCGGCGGACCGCATCCGCGTCGGCGAATCGGAAGCGATGATCGCCGGCGGCTGCGAATCGATGAGCATGGTGCCGATGATGGGCAACAAGCCGTCGATGTCGCCGCACATCTTCGATCGTGGCGAAGACTTCGGCATCGCTTACGGCATGGGCCTGACGGCGGAGAAGGTGGCCGAGCGCTGGAAGATCAGCCGCGAAGCGCAGGACCAGTTCTCGGTCGAATCGCACCGCCGCGCGATCGCCGCGCAACAGGCCGGCGAGTTCAACGACGAAATCGCCGCCTACACGATCACCGAGCGCTTCCCCGATCTCGCCACCGGCGAAGTGAAGGTCAAGACGCGTGAAGTGTCGCTCGACGAAGGCCCGCGCGCGGAAACCTCGCTGGAAGGCCTCGCGAAGCTGCGTGCGGTGTTCGCGAACAAGGGTTCGGTGACCGCCGGCAACAGCTCGCAGACGTCGGACGGCGCGGGCGCGTTGATCGTCGTGTCGGAAAAGGTGCTGAAGGAGTTCAACCTGACGCCGCTCGCGCGTTTCGTCAGCTTCGCGGTGCGCGGCGTGCCGCCGGAAATCATGGGCATCGGTCCGAAGGAAGCGATTCCGGCCGCGCTGAAGGCCGCCGGCCTGAAGCTCGACGACATCGATTGGATCGAACTGAACGAAGCGTTCGCCGCGCAATCGCTGGCGGTGATTCAGGACCTCGGTCTGGACCCGGCGAAGATCAACCCGCTCGGCGGCGCGATCGCGCTCGGCCACCCGCTCGGCGCGACGGGCGCGATTCGTGCGTCGACGGTGGTGCATGGTCTGCGCCGCCGCAATTACAAGTACGGCATGGTGACGATGTGCGTCGGCACCGGCATGGGCGCGGCGGGCATCATCGAACGTCTGTGA
- a CDS encoding enoyl-CoA hydratase, which produces MTTDILIERADGVLTIAFTRPERKNAITAAMYQTMADALVEAQGDASVRAILIRGSAGIFSAGNDLEDFMKTPPVGEDAPVFQFLRAISSAEKPLVASVAGPAVGIGTTLLLHCDLVYAADSASFSLPFTQLGLCPEAASSLLLQRIGGYQAAAEKLLLGEAFDVVEAHRMGFVNRVLPAAEVEAFAAAQAAKLAALPASSLRVTKSLMKKASQQELQTRMSEEAVHFAKMLLAPEAREAFKAFFEKRKPDFRAFS; this is translated from the coding sequence ATGACGACGGATATTCTGATCGAGCGCGCCGACGGCGTGCTGACGATTGCCTTCACCCGGCCCGAGCGCAAAAACGCGATCACGGCCGCGATGTATCAAACCATGGCCGATGCGCTGGTCGAGGCGCAGGGCGACGCGTCGGTGCGCGCGATCCTGATTCGCGGCAGCGCGGGCATTTTCAGCGCCGGCAACGATCTCGAAGACTTCATGAAGACGCCGCCGGTCGGCGAGGACGCGCCGGTGTTCCAGTTCCTGCGCGCGATCAGTTCGGCGGAAAAGCCGCTGGTGGCGTCGGTGGCGGGGCCGGCGGTGGGTATCGGCACGACGCTGCTGCTGCACTGCGATCTGGTCTACGCGGCCGATTCGGCCAGCTTCTCGCTACCGTTCACGCAACTCGGACTGTGCCCGGAAGCGGCGTCGAGCCTGCTGTTGCAGCGCATCGGCGGCTATCAGGCGGCGGCGGAAAAACTGCTGCTCGGCGAGGCGTTCGACGTCGTCGAAGCGCATCGCATGGGTTTCGTGAATCGCGTGCTGCCGGCCGCTGAGGTGGAGGCGTTCGCCGCCGCGCAAGCCGCCAAGCTAGCCGCGCTGCCGGCTTCGTCGTTGCGCGTGACGAAGAGCTTGATGAAGAAGGCGAGCCAGCAGGAATTGCAGACGCGGATGTCGGAAGAAGCGGTGCATTTCGCGAAGATGCTGCTGGCGCCGGAAGCGCGCGAGGCGTTCAAGGCGTTCTTCGAGAAGCGCAAGCCGGATTTCCGGGCGTTTTCGT